A window from Leptospira wolffii serovar Khorat str. Khorat-H2 encodes these proteins:
- the bioA gene encoding adenosylmethionine--8-amino-7-oxononanoate transaminase, producing the protein MIWHPYTIQLDSDPPLKIHSAKGEFLYDENGKEYVDAISSWWVSIHGHNHPKIAAEVKAQLDKLDHVLLAGFTHPPALEFAHEILEFADWKFHKVVYSDNGSTALEIMLKIAFQFFRNQGDTKRKIFVTFSSSYHGDTIGAMSVGGDSVFNRVFQSLLFPTKNFPSPACHDCPVGKSPHSCAEDCLDELEAFLSAHSPEVVGVLIEPLIAGAGGMLFHKPEVLTRLREMTRRYGVLLLLDEVFTGFGRTGTDFAFQAAGIEPDMIALSKGLTAGFLPLGVTLVREEIYREFASSDPLKAFYHGHTMTGYPPGCAAALASLKVYKEENRLQDVKRLESLLEEGWSKLRSEFPEKIRNVRILGSVGVGELFTGNAPSGYTNSFAREFRRLCQARGVILRPLGNVIYITPPYNISKSSLDRVFEAVREAISVYNVPD; encoded by the coding sequence TTGATTTGGCATCCTTATACAATCCAATTGGACTCGGATCCTCCTTTAAAGATCCATTCTGCAAAGGGAGAATTTTTATACGATGAGAACGGCAAGGAATACGTGGATGCGATTTCCTCCTGGTGGGTGAGTATCCATGGTCATAATCATCCTAAGATCGCCGCCGAAGTAAAAGCCCAATTGGATAAATTGGATCATGTGCTTTTGGCCGGTTTTACTCATCCTCCCGCTTTGGAATTCGCTCATGAAATCCTGGAATTCGCGGATTGGAAATTTCATAAGGTAGTATATTCCGATAACGGATCGACTGCGCTGGAGATCATGCTCAAGATCGCATTCCAATTCTTTCGGAACCAAGGAGATACCAAGCGCAAGATTTTCGTTACCTTCTCTTCTTCTTATCATGGGGATACGATCGGCGCCATGAGCGTGGGTGGGGATTCCGTATTCAATCGAGTCTTCCAATCCTTATTATTTCCCACTAAGAATTTTCCTTCTCCCGCTTGTCACGATTGTCCCGTAGGTAAGTCGCCTCATTCCTGCGCGGAGGATTGTTTGGACGAGTTAGAGGCCTTTCTTTCGGCGCATTCTCCGGAAGTGGTGGGAGTTCTGATAGAGCCTCTGATTGCGGGTGCCGGAGGAATGTTATTCCATAAACCCGAGGTTCTGACTCGGCTTCGGGAAATGACTCGTAGATACGGAGTGCTTTTGCTTCTGGACGAGGTGTTTACAGGTTTCGGAAGAACCGGGACCGATTTCGCTTTCCAGGCGGCGGGGATTGAACCGGATATGATCGCTCTTTCCAAGGGACTGACCGCGGGCTTTCTTCCTTTGGGAGTTACTCTTGTGAGAGAGGAGATCTATAGAGAATTCGCTTCTTCCGATCCTTTAAAAGCATTCTATCACGGACATACGATGACAGGTTATCCGCCCGGATGTGCCGCGGCTCTCGCTTCTTTAAAGGTATATAAGGAAGAGAATCGTCTGCAAGATGTGAAGCGCTTGGAGTCCTTATTAGAAGAAGGTTGGTCTAAACTTAGGTCTGAGTTTCCGGAGAAGATACGGAATGTCCGGATTCTCGGATCCGTAGGCGTAGGAGAATTATTTACTGGAAACGCTCCTAGCGGCTATACAAATTCTTTTGCTCGGGAATTTCGTAGACTCTGCCAAGCGAGAGGAGTCATTCTTAGACCGCTTGGAAATGTAATCTACATCACTCCTCCTTATAATATTTCCAAATCCTCTCTGGATAGAGTCTTCGAGGCGGTCAGAGAAGCGATTTCCGTTTACAATGTGCCTGATTAA
- a CDS encoding GDSL-type esterase/lipase family protein, giving the protein MKKILGVSFLLWSAVSCSLFHANTIYDYYHPSFSCYSGIGIRDEDQWEIYQSKYKEAVEKYAAENAQIKKANIVFVGNSLMAAFPPAILSSEFSGAINRGIPGDMTELLSGRLDRTVLNLKPSFIVLEIGGNDIREGKCLDYIEEMHKGIVRKIRTSLPNTKILLLGIPPVLSKNVNSISPIANAWFAKIAAEDGNVQYLDIWPNFRRKDLPFIKEEFVPTYNGKQDPIHVNEEAYKIWAQKIKVFLK; this is encoded by the coding sequence ATGAAAAAGATCCTGGGCGTTTCCTTTCTCCTTTGGTCCGCGGTTTCCTGCTCCTTATTTCACGCCAATACAATTTACGATTACTACCACCCTTCTTTTTCTTGCTATTCCGGAATCGGGATCCGAGACGAGGACCAATGGGAAATCTACCAAAGTAAGTATAAGGAAGCCGTAGAAAAATACGCGGCTGAAAATGCCCAGATCAAGAAAGCGAATATCGTCTTTGTGGGAAATAGCCTCATGGCCGCCTTTCCACCGGCTATTCTATCTTCCGAATTTTCCGGAGCCATAAATCGGGGGATTCCGGGAGATATGACGGAACTTCTATCCGGTAGATTGGACCGAACCGTATTGAATCTGAAGCCTTCTTTTATCGTTTTGGAGATCGGTGGAAACGATATCCGGGAAGGCAAATGCCTGGATTATATCGAGGAAATGCATAAGGGGATCGTTCGTAAGATTCGCACCTCATTGCCGAATACCAAGATTCTTCTTTTGGGAATTCCACCCGTATTAAGTAAGAATGTGAATTCTATTTCTCCTATTGCCAATGCCTGGTTCGCTAAGATTGCCGCAGAAGACGGAAATGTGCAGTACTTGGACATTTGGCCGAATTTCCGCCGTAAGGATTTACCTTTTATCAAGGAAGAATTCGTGCCGACTTACAACGGAAAGCAGGATCCGATTCATGTGAACGAAGAGGCCTATAAAATATGGGCCCAAAAAATCAAAGTCTTTCTAAAATAA
- the mutS gene encoding DNA mismatch repair protein MutS, with protein MQKEQSRITETNTPDLTEALDTPMMRQYLEIKAKFPDSILFFRMGDFYEMFLEDAKIASSILDIALTKRQNSVPMCGIPFHSKDGYITKLLAAGKKIAVCEQSKPEDGNPKLMTRDVVRIITPGTVIEEHLLSGFQNNYLCILIPKAALIFVGMADVSTGEVLHFAVPLSKTQVLESELIKFRPSEICIFSKDLEKVRSWPNFEERPLTVLEESKLGIDSSKDPFLIVTKGLEYYIRENYRDGSLTLREPRILQTGSYLEMDRETVLNLELIENEKETKGHTLFSVLNFCSTAKGKRVLKQRILFPETDPAILQSRWEKQDILKKVPLSKLVQPLRDLGDLERILARFRGNKAYPRDFKAILVSIQTLETLQSILQPLGYPISGPGKLSELASYIENRIHPEELPVILGNGKFIKEGFDSQLDKAREAGSKGTDWILELEAEEKKKTGLSTLKIKYNKIVGYFIEISRNQAEQAPKEYLKKQTLVTSERFTVSRLEEIERTILEADEIIQKVERQEFERMIQSVLEYASDLLNLSEEFGDLDFQLSLIKAEENYGWIRPELSPDSGLELKSSRHPVVEASLPVGIKFTPNDVDLDSQENALAILTGPNMAGKSTFMRQIALNQILFQIGSSVAAEKAKLPMVDRLFTRIGAGDNLNAGESTFFVEMKETANILKNCSPQSLLLFDEVGRGTSTYDGMSIAWAILEYLSEMSPRPKTVFATHYHELTELSRLPGVRNIHMETVEKNDKVIFLRRVKPGKAKKSFGIYVAQLAGVPDFVVKRATEILSDMESRKKEIRIQTREPSLFQEVSPVGSDSQFWQDFKKEVTDLPIESMTPLEALRLLDDWKKRISSRGN; from the coding sequence ATGCAAAAAGAACAATCTCGCATAACGGAAACTAACACTCCCGATTTAACCGAGGCCTTGGACACTCCCATGATGCGACAGTATCTGGAGATCAAGGCCAAGTTTCCGGATTCCATTCTATTCTTCCGGATGGGAGACTTTTACGAGATGTTCCTAGAAGACGCTAAAATCGCGTCTTCCATTCTGGATATCGCGCTTACCAAAAGGCAGAATTCCGTTCCTATGTGCGGGATCCCCTTTCATAGTAAAGACGGCTATATCACCAAACTTTTAGCCGCAGGTAAGAAGATCGCGGTTTGCGAGCAATCCAAACCGGAAGATGGAAATCCAAAACTTATGACTCGGGATGTGGTGAGAATCATCACTCCCGGAACCGTAATCGAAGAGCATCTGCTCTCCGGATTCCAAAACAATTATCTATGTATTCTTATCCCCAAGGCTGCCTTGATCTTTGTAGGAATGGCAGATGTATCCACGGGCGAAGTTCTACATTTCGCGGTTCCTTTATCCAAAACCCAGGTTCTCGAATCGGAGCTTATTAAATTCCGTCCTAGTGAGATCTGCATATTCTCCAAAGACTTGGAAAAGGTTCGTTCCTGGCCGAATTTCGAGGAAAGACCTCTTACTGTATTGGAAGAATCCAAACTGGGAATCGATTCTTCCAAGGATCCTTTCCTGATCGTAACGAAAGGTTTAGAATATTATATCCGGGAAAATTACAGAGACGGGTCCCTAACTCTAAGAGAGCCAAGAATTCTACAAACAGGATCTTATTTGGAGATGGACCGGGAAACCGTTTTGAATCTGGAGCTGATCGAAAACGAAAAGGAAACCAAAGGCCATACCCTATTTTCCGTCTTAAATTTTTGCAGCACCGCCAAAGGAAAACGTGTACTAAAGCAAAGGATTCTATTTCCGGAAACGGATCCTGCCATACTCCAATCTCGCTGGGAGAAACAGGATATTTTAAAGAAGGTCCCTCTTTCTAAACTGGTGCAACCCCTAAGAGATTTGGGAGATTTGGAAAGGATTCTCGCTCGTTTTCGAGGCAATAAGGCCTATCCTAGAGATTTCAAGGCCATTCTGGTTTCCATACAAACCTTGGAAACATTGCAAAGCATTCTACAACCTCTCGGTTATCCGATTTCGGGCCCCGGAAAACTCTCGGAACTCGCTTCTTACATAGAGAACAGAATTCATCCCGAAGAGTTGCCTGTTATATTAGGAAACGGTAAATTTATCAAAGAAGGATTCGACTCTCAACTGGACAAGGCCAGGGAAGCTGGATCCAAAGGAACGGATTGGATCCTGGAACTGGAAGCCGAGGAAAAGAAGAAAACGGGACTTTCCACTCTTAAGATCAAATACAATAAGATCGTAGGATATTTTATCGAGATCTCCCGTAACCAGGCGGAACAAGCACCCAAGGAATATCTAAAGAAACAAACTTTGGTCACCAGCGAAAGATTCACCGTTTCCCGTCTGGAAGAAATCGAAAGAACGATTTTAGAGGCGGACGAGATCATCCAAAAGGTGGAACGCCAGGAATTCGAAAGAATGATCCAGAGCGTTTTAGAATACGCCTCGGATCTACTCAATCTTTCCGAGGAATTCGGAGATTTGGACTTCCAGCTTTCTCTTATCAAAGCGGAGGAGAATTACGGCTGGATCCGTCCCGAATTGAGCCCTGATTCCGGCCTAGAACTGAAATCTTCTCGCCACCCGGTGGTGGAGGCGAGTCTTCCTGTAGGCATCAAGTTCACGCCGAACGATGTGGATCTGGATAGTCAGGAAAACGCATTGGCCATTCTTACCGGACCGAATATGGCGGGTAAGTCCACATTCATGAGGCAGATCGCTTTAAACCAAATTCTTTTCCAAATCGGTTCCAGCGTAGCCGCAGAGAAGGCAAAACTCCCTATGGTAGACCGGCTATTCACTCGTATCGGAGCCGGAGACAATTTGAATGCGGGAGAGTCCACATTCTTCGTGGAGATGAAGGAGACTGCGAATATTCTTAAAAACTGCAGTCCCCAATCTTTACTTCTATTCGACGAAGTGGGAAGAGGAACCTCCACTTATGACGGTATGAGTATCGCTTGGGCTATTCTGGAATATCTATCCGAAATGAGCCCAAGGCCTAAGACTGTATTCGCAACCCATTATCATGAGCTAACCGAATTGTCTAGACTCCCCGGAGTTCGCAATATTCATATGGAAACGGTCGAAAAAAACGATAAGGTCATTTTCCTCAGAAGAGTAAAACCGGGAAAGGCCAAGAAATCTTTCGGTATCTACGTGGCTCAACTAGCGGGGGTCCCGGATTTCGTGGTCAAACGAGCTACGGAAATCCTTTCGGATATGGAATCTAGAAAAAAAGAGATCCGTATCCAAACCAGAGAACCTTCCTTATTCCAAGAAGTCTCACCCGTGGGATCGGACTCCCAATTCTGGCAGGATTTCAAAAAGGAAGTAACCGATCTTCCCATAGAGTCCATGACTCCTTTGGAAGCTTTGCGGCTTTTGGACGATTGGAAAAAGAGGATTTCCTCCCGAGGTAATTAA
- the bioB gene encoding biotin synthase BioB — MKSTLDISQNTEEKVLSEVPSIISREEAYAILSGAVPLTECLDKAYKVREKYFGKNVRIHILDNIKNGHCPEDCGYCAQRKNAGSGVQEYSVKSEEEIFQDAVLAKESGAYRFCMVTAGTGPTSLATEKLASTIERISKELGLKVCLSAGLLDREKAERLKAAGLDRYNHNLNTSKAHYPEICDTHTYEQRVETITHLMKAGVGMCSGVIVGMGEGLQDLVDVIFEIKNLRVISIPVNFFIPVAGHAIRNPQPLTPEFCVRTLIAFRLVNPDSEVRIAAGREGHLRGMQGMALYAANSLFASGYLNVKGSDALDTIKTILDAGFYPEFSSGLGEEIDWESALGKDHPYAAENFPELYKYRKSNA, encoded by the coding sequence ATGAAATCGACTTTAGATATCTCCCAAAACACAGAGGAAAAAGTGCTCTCCGAAGTGCCTAGTATCATTTCCAGAGAGGAGGCTTATGCGATCCTGAGCGGGGCTGTTCCTTTGACGGAGTGTTTGGATAAAGCGTATAAGGTTCGCGAGAAGTATTTCGGCAAGAACGTTCGAATTCATATTTTAGACAATATCAAAAATGGGCATTGCCCCGAGGATTGCGGTTACTGCGCTCAAAGAAAGAACGCAGGATCCGGCGTTCAGGAATATTCCGTCAAATCCGAAGAGGAGATCTTCCAAGATGCGGTACTGGCCAAGGAAAGCGGAGCCTACAGATTCTGTATGGTCACCGCGGGGACCGGGCCGACTTCTCTCGCTACGGAAAAATTGGCCTCCACAATCGAAAGGATCAGCAAGGAACTCGGCCTGAAAGTTTGTCTTTCTGCCGGGCTTTTGGATCGGGAGAAAGCGGAGCGTTTGAAGGCCGCAGGGTTGGATCGCTATAATCATAACCTGAATACCTCCAAGGCACATTATCCGGAAATCTGCGATACGCATACCTACGAGCAGAGGGTGGAAACGATTACCCATTTGATGAAGGCGGGAGTAGGGATGTGTTCCGGTGTCATCGTAGGAATGGGAGAAGGCCTACAGGATCTGGTAGATGTGATCTTTGAAATTAAGAATCTGAGAGTGATTTCCATTCCTGTGAATTTCTTTATCCCTGTAGCAGGACATGCAATACGCAATCCGCAACCACTAACGCCTGAATTCTGCGTTCGTACTCTAATCGCATTTCGTTTAGTGAATCCCGACTCAGAGGTGAGAATCGCCGCAGGAAGAGAGGGGCATTTGAGAGGTATGCAGGGAATGGCTCTATACGCCGCCAATTCCTTGTTTGCCAGCGGTTATCTGAACGTGAAAGGATCGGATGCACTGGATACGATCAAGACCATTCTGGATGCAGGTTTCTACCCCGAATTTTCCTCCGGCTTGGGAGAGGAGATTGACTGGGAATCCGCCTTGGGCAAGGACCATCCTTACGCCGCCGAGAATTTTCCCGAACTTTACAAATACCGAAAGTCCAACGCCTAA
- a CDS encoding DsbA family protein has translation MSEESSPRFWERFPGAKFQAILPWIFLGYVLISIYPLVKFFLPEHYMKIGWRYYTIGDVKDENPAAYRKYVQENNQQMYRLFSQFASSEILKREAKERGVTVEELTRFAEGYEPAEAEIELAYNQFKNEEQLKGRPYKDVRADLINYLKAVQEDREKQALYQELRQKYETEIRGPELPPATKVAVETGDNPSIGPDNAKVTIVEFSDFECPYCAMSQTTTAALREQYKDRIKWVFRDFPMSFHRNAMFAHIAANCAIPQGKYWQLNNLLFKNGDKLRKENVISLAQQVGLNMGEFNRCISDEAAAKKSIQEDMAAGQKYGVNGTPAFFINGIMVEGNMPIQNFTKIIDEELKN, from the coding sequence ATGTCAGAAGAAAGCTCTCCCCGGTTTTGGGAACGGTTTCCTGGAGCCAAATTCCAGGCCATTCTCCCCTGGATTTTTTTAGGATACGTACTTATATCCATTTATCCTCTCGTGAAATTCTTCCTTCCGGAACATTACATGAAGATCGGTTGGCGCTATTACACGATCGGCGATGTGAAGGATGAAAATCCTGCCGCTTATCGTAAATACGTGCAAGAAAATAACCAGCAGATGTACAGGCTGTTCTCCCAATTCGCTTCCAGCGAGATTTTGAAAAGGGAAGCCAAGGAAAGGGGAGTTACCGTCGAGGAACTGACTCGATTCGCAGAAGGATACGAACCTGCGGAAGCGGAAATCGAATTGGCGTATAACCAATTCAAAAACGAAGAGCAGCTGAAGGGTCGTCCTTATAAGGATGTCAGAGCCGATCTGATCAATTATCTGAAAGCGGTCCAAGAAGACCGTGAAAAACAAGCGCTCTACCAAGAACTGAGACAAAAATACGAGACCGAAATCCGCGGGCCCGAGCTTCCGCCAGCTACTAAAGTGGCCGTTGAAACCGGAGACAATCCAAGTATCGGACCGGACAACGCCAAGGTGACCATAGTAGAGTTTTCCGATTTCGAGTGTCCTTATTGCGCTATGAGCCAAACCACAACTGCGGCTCTGAGAGAACAATATAAGGATAGAATAAAATGGGTTTTCCGGGATTTCCCGATGTCCTTTCACCGAAACGCTATGTTCGCACATATCGCCGCGAACTGTGCTATTCCTCAAGGTAAATACTGGCAGTTGAACAATTTGCTCTTTAAGAACGGAGACAAATTGAGAAAAGAGAATGTGATATCTTTGGCTCAACAAGTAGGGCTGAACATGGGAGAATTCAACCGTTGTATCTCCGACGAGGCTGCGGCTAAGAAATCCATCCAGGAGGATATGGCTGCGGGACAGAAATACGGAGTCAACGGGACCCCGGCATTCTTCATCAACGGAATCATGGTGGAAGGCAATATGCCGATCCAAAATTTCACTAAAATCATAGACGAAGAGCTCAAAAATTAA
- a CDS encoding malate dehydrogenase, giving the protein MAKTVKVAVTGAAGQIGYSLLFRIASGQMFGADTPVEIQMLELEAALPAAKGVIMELEDCAFPLLQKVSVSSELDVAFKDVNWALLVGSVPRKAGMERSDLLKINGGIFVNQGKALEKNAASDLRVLVVGNPCNTNCLIAMNNAKGVPTERWFAMTKLDENRAKSQLAVKAGSLVKDVTNLAIWGNHSSTQYPDFYNAKIGGKIATDVIKDHDWLKGDFIKNVQQRGAEIIKARGASSAASAANGVVDTVRQIITPTPAGDWFSVALASDGSYGADKGLIFGYPVKSDGNKVEIVKGLELNDFAKEKFNITHDELKSERDEVKGML; this is encoded by the coding sequence ATGGCAAAGACAGTAAAAGTAGCAGTAACGGGAGCCGCAGGGCAGATCGGTTATTCTTTATTATTCAGAATAGCTTCCGGACAGATGTTCGGAGCGGATACCCCGGTAGAGATCCAAATGCTCGAGTTGGAAGCGGCGCTTCCTGCGGCTAAAGGCGTGATTATGGAACTCGAGGACTGTGCTTTTCCTCTTCTCCAAAAAGTCTCCGTTTCTTCCGAGTTGGATGTGGCTTTCAAAGACGTAAACTGGGCCCTGCTCGTAGGATCCGTTCCTAGAAAGGCCGGAATGGAAAGAAGCGATCTTCTAAAGATCAACGGTGGAATTTTCGTAAACCAAGGTAAGGCATTGGAGAAGAATGCGGCTTCCGACTTGAGAGTACTAGTCGTCGGAAACCCCTGCAATACTAACTGCTTGATCGCTATGAACAACGCGAAAGGAGTTCCTACAGAGCGTTGGTTTGCTATGACCAAATTGGATGAGAACCGTGCTAAGTCACAATTGGCCGTGAAGGCAGGATCTTTGGTAAAAGACGTGACCAATCTCGCTATCTGGGGAAATCACTCTTCCACTCAGTATCCGGACTTTTATAACGCTAAAATCGGCGGAAAAATCGCAACCGACGTGATCAAGGATCATGATTGGTTGAAAGGCGATTTCATTAAGAATGTGCAGCAAAGGGGAGCTGAGATCATCAAGGCGAGAGGAGCTTCTTCCGCAGCTTCCGCCGCGAACGGAGTCGTTGACACGGTTCGCCAAATCATCACTCCGACTCCTGCAGGCGACTGGTTCAGCGTGGCTCTCGCTTCCGACGGTTCTTACGGCGCCGATAAGGGACTCATCTTCGGTTACCCGGTTAAGTCCGACGGTAACAAAGTGGAGATCGTGAAAGGCCTGGAACTGAACGATTTTGCTAAGGAAAAATTCAATATCACTCACGACGAACTCAAATCGGAAAGAGACGAAGTGAAAGGGATGTTGTAA
- the serB gene encoding phosphoserine phosphatase SerB has translation MILFFYPPRSEFPDVRIENALLRRFGETANVLSYSKKVPSDWGCFSWETDRILSREELAAGREELSEFRIDLLQIPNYLRSPSLFCFDMDSTLIREEVIDELARFAGVYDQVAGVTKQAMEGNLNFIEALEKRCTYLKDLPVTVFNDLYPKLRPNHGVPDLISGLKKNGTKIAVFSGGFSDILEKFQTEYGIDEVRANYLDRQNGKLTGKVVGRVVDKNVKKDSLIELGKVFSIPSENIVAVGDGANDQLMLDAAGIGIGFHAKEGLKSQIRNWVDFAPMDVLLYLFEN, from the coding sequence GTGATCCTTTTCTTTTACCCTCCAAGATCGGAATTTCCGGACGTTCGGATAGAAAATGCCTTGTTGCGGCGATTCGGAGAGACCGCGAACGTTCTGTCATATAGTAAAAAGGTACCGAGCGATTGGGGATGTTTCTCATGGGAAACGGATAGAATATTGTCTAGGGAAGAACTTGCCGCAGGTAGAGAAGAGCTATCCGAGTTTCGAATCGATCTTCTACAAATTCCGAATTATTTACGATCCCCATCCTTATTTTGCTTCGATATGGACTCCACATTGATCCGAGAAGAGGTGATAGACGAGCTCGCACGATTTGCTGGTGTATACGATCAGGTCGCCGGAGTCACCAAGCAAGCGATGGAAGGAAATCTGAATTTCATCGAAGCCTTGGAAAAACGCTGCACTTATCTCAAGGATCTGCCTGTTACAGTTTTCAACGATTTGTATCCTAAACTTCGTCCCAATCACGGAGTGCCGGATCTGATCTCAGGATTAAAGAAGAACGGAACGAAAATCGCAGTCTTTAGCGGCGGTTTCAGCGATATACTGGAAAAATTCCAGACTGAATACGGTATCGACGAAGTAAGAGCGAATTATCTGGATCGCCAAAACGGTAAATTGACCGGGAAAGTCGTTGGAAGAGTAGTCGATAAAAATGTAAAAAAAGATTCCTTAATAGAGTTGGGGAAAGTTTTTAGCATTCCTTCCGAAAATATAGTAGCTGTAGGGGACGGAGCCAACGACCAACTCATGCTGGATGCTGCCGGTATAGGCATCGGATTCCATGCAAAGGAAGGACTCAAGTCACAGATCCGAAATTGGGTGGATTTCGCACCTATGGACGTTCTACTTTATCTTTTTGAGAATTAA
- the bioD gene encoding dethiobiotin synthase, whose translation MSVFITGTGTDVGKTLFCSLMMAKYAKTLGLKYFKPVQTGSDSDRVKIMNLTGLNESYFLKNYYTFELPASPHLASEMENVVIDTDELSRHLFSIKGEKILIEGAGGVYAPLSRYFFSIDLAAQSKLPVVLVASTELGTINHTLLSIQAMKRQDVPVLGVYFIGPENPLRSDNIRTIIEAAEIGLLGTFLIEERILPRQEFLDKVAEEFDPDRILPDILFP comes from the coding sequence TTGTCCGTATTCATCACCGGGACCGGAACGGACGTAGGTAAGACTCTTTTTTGCTCCTTAATGATGGCGAAATACGCCAAGACATTGGGATTGAAATACTTTAAGCCGGTGCAAACCGGCTCGGATTCGGATCGGGTCAAGATCATGAATCTTACCGGGTTGAACGAAAGTTACTTTCTGAAAAACTATTATACTTTCGAATTGCCTGCTTCTCCTCATCTGGCTTCGGAAATGGAAAACGTGGTTATTGACACGGACGAACTTTCCCGTCATCTTTTTAGCATTAAAGGGGAGAAGATTCTCATCGAAGGAGCCGGTGGAGTTTACGCTCCTCTTTCTCGTTATTTCTTCTCTATAGATCTTGCCGCACAATCCAAATTGCCCGTGGTATTAGTCGCTTCGACTGAATTGGGAACCATCAATCATACACTTCTTTCTATCCAAGCCATGAAGAGACAGGATGTGCCCGTTCTAGGAGTATATTTTATAGGTCCGGAAAATCCTCTTCGTTCTGATAATATACGGACGATTATCGAAGCGGCAGAGATCGGATTATTGGGCACTTTTTTAATAGAAGAAAGAATACTTCCTAGACAAGAGTTTCTGGACAAAGTCGCGGAGGAATTCGATCCTGATAGAATACTTCCGGATATTCTCTTCCCTTGA
- a CDS encoding aminotransferase class I/II-fold pyridoxal phosphate-dependent enzyme: MQEAKSKALPFYKELPAFFARLESKNRIRKLEPPKGADFCSNDYLGLANHPELIQALKEGLDLYGAGSTASRLVRGHRKVFDELESSFSEWVGSESSLFFSNGYAANVGVISCVADPSYLIFCDRKNHASLMDGVRLSGAQKVYYRHCDLDHLEELLKKHSGHKNKMIVTESIFSMDGDRSDIRGLLSLKDKYGCLLFLDEAHAIGVFGERGEGLVPSVLGKDSENVDFRMATLGKALGLEGALVACSSDVKKYLYHSARTFVFSTAPLPAIAHAGLFSIRLASSMNRERTKIHELSELLRTNLNRSGWNTGNSSSQIIPILQDSEEKALQFANRLEEEGFQAKAIRPPTVDISRLRVSIHSKISKEEVLRFLELVTEN, translated from the coding sequence GTGCAGGAAGCTAAGTCTAAAGCCCTTCCATTCTACAAGGAGCTTCCTGCATTTTTCGCTCGGCTAGAATCTAAAAACAGAATCCGCAAACTGGAACCTCCCAAGGGAGCGGATTTCTGTTCCAACGATTATCTGGGCTTAGCGAACCATCCGGAACTAATCCAAGCCTTGAAAGAAGGCTTGGATCTCTACGGTGCCGGATCCACCGCTAGTCGCTTGGTCAGAGGTCATCGCAAGGTTTTCGACGAACTCGAGTCTTCTTTTTCCGAATGGGTCGGTTCCGAATCCTCCCTATTCTTCTCTAACGGATACGCCGCGAACGTGGGCGTAATTTCCTGCGTTGCGGATCCTTCTTATCTGATTTTTTGCGATCGAAAAAATCACGCATCCTTAATGGATGGAGTTCGTCTTTCCGGCGCTCAGAAGGTTTATTATAGACATTGCGATTTGGATCATCTGGAAGAATTGCTTAAAAAACATTCCGGCCATAAGAATAAGATGATCGTGACCGAATCCATCTTCAGTATGGACGGAGACAGAAGCGATATTCGGGGACTCCTATCTCTCAAAGACAAATACGGTTGTTTGCTTTTCCTGGATGAGGCTCATGCAATCGGAGTGTTCGGAGAAAGAGGCGAGGGCCTAGTTCCTTCCGTATTAGGAAAGGATTCGGAAAATGTGGATTTTAGGATGGCTACTTTAGGAAAGGCCCTCGGATTAGAAGGAGCCTTGGTAGCTTGTTCTTCCGACGTAAAAAAATATCTGTATCACTCCGCTCGCACTTTCGTTTTTTCTACGGCACCTCTTCCCGCTATCGCTCACGCTGGTTTATTCTCCATTCGATTGGCTTCTTCCATGAACCGGGAAAGGACTAAGATCCACGAGCTCTCGGAGCTATTGAGAACCAACCTGAATCGTTCCGGTTGGAACACCGGAAATTCTTCCTCTCAAATTATTCCGATTCTGCAAGACTCGGAGGAGAAGGCTTTGCAATTTGCGAATCGCCTAGAGGAGGAGGGCTTTCAGGCGAAAGCGATTCGTCCTCCTACCGTGGATATTTCCCGATTACGAGTCTCCATTCATTCTAAAATTTCCAAGGAAGAGGTTTTACGCTTCTTGGAATTGGTTACGGAGAACTGA